A single genomic interval of Pseudomonadota bacterium harbors:
- a CDS encoding pitrilysin family protein yields the protein MKKEQVDITTLDNGLRIISQKMNETEAVTIEIWTGVGSRYERPEQNGISHFLEHMAFKGTNTRTAKQIAEDFDNIGGQLNAFTSREHTVYYAKVLKENFNEAADLLADIIQNSIFEQKEIERERNVVLQEIAMTNDSPDDIIFDLYQATAFSNQPLGRSILGPSKLVANFSRDDLTGYVSEHYHGANLVLSVAGNVEHKTVVEFAKKHLSNIPKGKRSQKETANYSGGEHREERDLEQVHLTFGFKGISYLDEDVYKVQLLSCILGGGMSSRLFQEIRENRGLAYSVSSFNSSYLDSGTFTVYSATSPEKINELINAVCDEMKKATSDITEAELKKAKAQAKAGLLMAQESSNNRADALGRRLICYNRYISNQEILDRMNSTTVTDVKEVLEKIITSSKPTIAAIGKLDKLESYNDINGRLAA from the coding sequence ATGAAAAAAGAGCAAGTAGATATAACTACATTAGATAACGGTCTAAGGATAATCAGCCAGAAGATGAATGAAACCGAGGCAGTTACTATAGAAATATGGACCGGAGTAGGTAGCCGTTATGAACGACCGGAACAAAACGGCATATCTCACTTTCTTGAGCATATGGCGTTCAAAGGAACAAACACCAGAACCGCAAAGCAGATAGCCGAAGACTTCGACAATATCGGAGGTCAGCTTAACGCTTTCACCAGCCGTGAACATACCGTATATTACGCTAAAGTGCTTAAGGAGAATTTTAACGAGGCGGCGGATCTTCTTGCCGATATAATTCAAAACTCAATATTTGAGCAAAAGGAAATAGAAAGGGAAAGGAATGTCGTATTGCAAGAAATAGCAATGACTAACGACTCTCCCGATGATATTATCTTCGACCTGTATCAGGCTACCGCATTTTCCAATCAGCCTCTCGGCAGGTCTATCTTAGGACCTTCAAAACTGGTTGCCAACTTCTCAAGAGATGATTTAACGGGCTATGTATCAGAACACTATCACGGTGCAAACCTTGTTCTGTCGGTTGCCGGAAATGTAGAGCATAAAACGGTAGTAGAATTCGCAAAGAAACATTTATCCAATATACCGAAAGGAAAGCGTTCCCAAAAAGAAACGGCGAACTATTCCGGAGGTGAGCATCGTGAAGAACGTGATTTGGAACAGGTGCATCTTACCTTCGGTTTTAAAGGAATATCATACCTTGATGAAGATGTTTATAAAGTACAATTATTATCATGTATATTGGGTGGCGGAATGTCATCAAGGCTATTTCAGGAAATAAGGGAAAATAGAGGGCTTGCGTATAGCGTAAGTTCTTTTAATTCAAGCTATCTTGACTCAGGAACATTCACGGTTTATTCGGCAACAAGTCCTGAAAAAATAAACGAACTGATAAATGCTGTTTGCGATGAGATGAAAAAAGCAACGTCGGATATAACCGAAGCAGAACTAAAAAAAGCAAAAGCTCAGGCAAAAGCAGGACTGCTTATGGCTCAGGAGAGCAGCAACAACCGTGCGGATGCACTAGGTCGCAGGCTGATTTGCTATAACAGATATATAAGTAATCAGGAAATTTTAGATAGAATGAATAGTACGACCGTAACGGACGTTAAGGAAGTGTTGGAAAAAATCATCACATCTTCAAAGCCCACTATTGCGGCTATCGGCAAACTTGATAAACTTGAAAGTTACAACGATATAAACGGAAGGTTGGCGGCGTGA
- the rfbB gene encoding dTDP-glucose 4,6-dehydratase — protein MNILITGGAGFIGSTFVEQCLERGYDVTILDALTYAGHIENLEHIQKNYEFVEGNICDRRIVDKILNEKKIDSVVNFAAESHVDNSIASADIFIQTNINGTYTLLEESRRYRSKLKGEKKENFRYIQISTDEVYGELELKEDRKFNENSNYNPSSPYSSSKAAGDHMTLAWHKTYGLPTIVTNCSNNYGPRQFPEKLIPHMISCALSGENMPIYGDGENIRDWIHVSDHCNGVHLALTKGIPGQTYCFGGNAEKSNIYLVTKLCHILDDLAPKPRGSYEEQIKFVTDRAGHDRRYAIDDSKAANELGFTRSYEFEDGLKETVQWYLRNTKWQAQVIRKKLA, from the coding sequence GTGAATATCCTTATAACCGGCGGTGCGGGATTTATAGGTAGTACATTTGTTGAACAATGCCTCGAAAGAGGCTACGATGTAACCATATTAGATGCCCTCACCTATGCCGGTCATATAGAAAACCTTGAGCATATCCAAAAAAATTATGAATTTGTTGAGGGTAATATTTGCGATAGAAGGATAGTTGATAAAATCCTGAACGAAAAAAAAATTGATTCGGTGGTCAATTTTGCCGCCGAATCACATGTTGATAATTCCATAGCCTCCGCCGATATATTTATTCAGACAAACATTAACGGAACCTACACCTTGCTTGAAGAAAGCAGAAGATACCGGAGTAAATTAAAGGGCGAGAAAAAAGAAAATTTCCGTTATATACAAATTTCTACAGATGAAGTTTACGGCGAGCTGGAATTAAAAGAAGATCGTAAATTCAATGAAAATAGTAATTACAACCCAAGCTCGCCATATTCATCAAGTAAGGCTGCCGGAGATCATATGACCCTTGCGTGGCATAAAACTTACGGTTTACCTACTATTGTTACCAATTGTAGCAATAATTACGGTCCTAGGCAATTTCCTGAAAAGCTTATACCACATATGATATCATGTGCATTAAGCGGTGAGAATATGCCGATATACGGCGATGGCGAGAATATCAGGGACTGGATACATGTAAGCGACCATTGTAACGGAGTCCACCTTGCATTAACAAAAGGAATTCCGGGACAAACATATTGCTTTGGCGGCAATGCTGAAAAATCCAACATTTATCTGGTCACAAAGCTATGTCATATCCTTGATGACCTAGCCCCAAAACCAAGAGGCAGTTACGAAGAGCAAATAAAATTCGTAACAGACAGAGCAGGTCACGACCGAAGATATGCTATCGACGATTCTAAAGCGGCAAATGAACTCGGATTTACCAGAAGTTACGAATTTGAGGACGGCTTAAAAGAAACTGTTCAGTGGTATCTAAGAAACACCAAGTGGCAAGCTCAGGTTATAAGAAAAAAACTTGCTTAA
- a CDS encoding 50S ribosomal protein L11 methyltransferase, translating into MTQEKLWVTEIELPKDNIDFFMDGLEESADSMSCFENEADENIWKLQIYNQDKPNTDTLSETLKNLSKQLNINKPTFVISEIKQTDWVSESQKNFEAVDAGKFFVYPSWRKDEVPEDKIAIEIDPKRAFGTGGHETTKGCLLALQELQGSFSKVLDMGCGSGILAIGAAKLWSEAKVIAVDNDPICVETSIENANINDVSDNVSVAYSDGYDSNLVHENGAYEVIISNILAIPLIEFAPKAKQYIASGGYIILAGLNNNQADDVIEAHEKSGFQFISKKEYGNWTILVMRG; encoded by the coding sequence ATGACTCAAGAAAAATTATGGGTAACCGAGATAGAATTACCCAAAGATAATATTGATTTTTTCATGGACGGCTTGGAAGAATCGGCTGATTCTATGTCATGCTTTGAAAATGAAGCAGATGAAAATATATGGAAACTGCAAATCTATAATCAAGATAAACCTAACACCGATACTTTAAGTGAAACATTAAAAAATCTTTCTAAGCAATTGAATATTAACAAGCCCACATTCGTTATAAGTGAGATTAAACAAACTGACTGGGTAAGTGAATCTCAAAAAAACTTTGAAGCTGTCGATGCGGGTAAATTTTTTGTATATCCTTCATGGAGAAAAGATGAAGTACCCGAAGATAAAATAGCAATTGAAATAGATCCAAAACGAGCCTTTGGAACCGGCGGTCACGAAACCACAAAAGGTTGTCTGCTGGCACTACAGGAGTTGCAGGGAAGTTTCAGTAAAGTACTTGATATGGGCTGCGGTTCGGGGATATTGGCTATCGGAGCGGCGAAACTTTGGAGTGAAGCTAAAGTTATAGCTGTTGATAACGACCCTATCTGCGTTGAAACCTCTATAGAAAATGCAAATATAAATGATGTTTCCGACAATGTAAGCGTTGCATATAGTGACGGCTACGACTCAAATCTGGTACATGAGAACGGGGCATATGAGGTTATCATATCAAACATTCTTGCAATCCCTTTAATAGAATTTGCTCCAAAAGCAAAGCAGTATATAGCGTCAGGCGGTTATATAATATTAGCAGGGCTTAATAATAATCAGGCAGACGACGTTATTGAAGCCCATGAAAAATCCGGATTCCAATTCATTTCTAAAAAAGAATACGGAAACTGGACGATTCTGGTTATGCGAGGATAG
- the glmU gene encoding bifunctional UDP-N-acetylglucosamine diphosphorylase/glucosamine-1-phosphate N-acetyltransferase GlmU has product MSEKQIAIIILAAGKGTRMKSALPKVLHTICGKPMIEHVLDVAKVLEPARIVTVLSENMKQVEQSIKNVSEVVYQTQQLGTADAVKPALEKLKDFNGNILILYADTPLIEDDTLEEMLYRLDESDVVVLGFVPSYPSDYGRLVLNEAGELEKIVEAKDATEDELDIELCNSGVIAVKSDVIKSLIGKISNNNAKGEYYLTDIIELANKSNKKCMHVECPESEVLGINNRIQLSEAEFLMQNMLRNYAMMNGATLIDPESVYFSYDTQIGKDVLIQPNVWFGKGVVIDDNVQIRGFSHIEDAKIASGSIIGPFARIRPGTEIESNASIGNFVEIKKSKIGKGAKISHLTYIGDSEIGEEANIGAGTVTCNYDGENKHKTKIGAKAFIGSNTAIVAPVTVGDEAFIGAGSTITKDVASGSLAVARNRQVNKENWTTYKNNKKKAS; this is encoded by the coding sequence GTGTCGGAAAAACAAATCGCAATAATTATATTAGCAGCAGGCAAGGGAACCCGTATGAAGTCGGCTTTGCCTAAAGTGCTTCATACCATATGCGGTAAGCCGATGATAGAGCATGTTTTAGATGTGGCAAAAGTCCTTGAGCCTGCAAGAATCGTTACCGTGTTAAGTGAAAATATGAAGCAAGTTGAGCAATCTATTAAAAACGTTAGCGAAGTAGTATATCAAACTCAGCAGTTAGGTACGGCAGATGCCGTAAAACCTGCTTTAGAAAAATTAAAGGACTTCAACGGAAACATACTGATTTTGTATGCAGACACCCCACTTATAGAAGACGATACTCTGGAGGAAATGCTATACCGGCTTGACGAATCCGATGTTGTGGTGCTTGGCTTTGTGCCTTCATACCCTAGTGACTACGGAAGGCTTGTTTTAAATGAAGCCGGAGAGTTGGAAAAAATCGTTGAAGCAAAAGACGCTACGGAAGATGAGCTTGATATTGAACTTTGCAATTCGGGTGTTATTGCCGTAAAAAGTGATGTTATAAAAAGCCTTATCGGTAAAATTAGTAATAACAACGCCAAAGGTGAATATTATCTTACCGATATTATTGAACTGGCAAATAAAAGTAACAAAAAATGTATGCATGTTGAATGCCCTGAGTCGGAAGTTTTGGGTATAAACAATAGGATACAATTAAGCGAAGCAGAATTTTTAATGCAGAATATGCTGCGTAATTATGCAATGATGAACGGTGCAACACTGATTGACCCTGAATCGGTTTATTTCAGCTACGATACTCAAATCGGCAAAGACGTACTGATACAGCCGAATGTATGGTTCGGCAAAGGAGTTGTTATTGATGACAACGTACAGATAAGAGGGTTTAGCCACATTGAAGATGCTAAAATAGCATCAGGTTCAATAATAGGTCCTTTTGCGAGGATAAGACCCGGTACTGAAATTGAGAGCAATGCAAGTATCGGTAATTTTGTCGAAATAAAAAAATCCAAAATAGGGAAGGGAGCTAAAATCAGCCACCTAACATATATCGGTGATAGCGAAATAGGCGAAGAAGCTAATATCGGAGCCGGAACGGTTACATGCAATTATGACGGCGAAAATAAACATAAAACAAAAATAGGTGCAAAAGCATTCATCGGCTCAAATACTGCAATTGTCGCCCCTGTAACAGTCGGAGATGAAGCGTTCATCGGAGCCGGAAGCACCATAACAAAAGATGTAGCTAGCGGTTCGCTTGCAGTTGCCAGAAATCGTCAGGTCAATAAAGAAAACTGGACTACATATAAAAATAATAAGAAAAAAGCATCATAA
- the rmuC gene encoding DNA recombination protein RmuC yields the protein MTVIILSSFAAIFFITSLALLYFYLISSSRNKIITSKFEELKINHAIASQDINELKEKNGKLEAEHNKLLIAKTEAETRMKSLSEELSNTKANLEKAAREKEAAIETKNEYMRNQELALQRVKGIEDEMKNWEKMKEEHTRNLQSSTLEVANKISSKLLDDHKREAENAKKENEKLIKQTTENLQEQHKYLVESVNSLQEGVKKSEVVHRALLSPSGAGSLGEITLENIFRNSSLIKGQDYHMQYSVSSSEGRGLRPDAVVFLPDNNVMVIDSKASKFFAELGEENIDASKEKEIYAGLKRSMNENLKGLASKEYSKAIEDEAGKSLARVYMFLPTETALDKLRKADPQFIEKAWSQGICPVGPTGLLNELLRASMIISGARQEENAKIIINQVKDLLSNVATLNEHANKLGKGLKSAIDNYDRFSGSFNRSFMSKANKICKLGVDVPKLKGIPPLSQYKITAIDYKSIDGDYSEENNEYEGEVKSLEVVK from the coding sequence ATGACAGTAATTATTCTAAGCTCATTTGCAGCTATATTTTTTATCACTTCTTTAGCACTTCTTTATTTTTATCTAATATCCTCCAGCCGTAATAAAATTATTACAAGCAAGTTTGAAGAGTTAAAAATAAACCATGCCATAGCTTCGCAGGACATTAACGAACTTAAGGAAAAAAACGGCAAGCTGGAAGCAGAGCATAATAAGTTGTTGATAGCCAAAACAGAAGCCGAAACAAGAATGAAGTCATTAAGCGAAGAATTGTCAAACACTAAAGCAAATCTGGAAAAAGCCGCCCGTGAAAAAGAAGCGGCAATTGAAACTAAAAACGAGTATATGCGTAATCAGGAGCTGGCATTACAAAGGGTTAAGGGCATTGAAGACGAAATGAAAAACTGGGAGAAAATGAAAGAAGAACATACCAGAAATCTTCAATCCTCAACTTTGGAAGTGGCTAATAAGATATCAAGCAAACTCCTTGACGACCATAAAAGGGAAGCTGAAAACGCTAAAAAAGAAAATGAAAAACTGATAAAGCAAACCACTGAAAATTTACAGGAGCAACATAAATATCTTGTTGAATCGGTTAATAGTTTACAAGAAGGCGTTAAAAAATCAGAAGTAGTCCATAGGGCTTTACTATCTCCGTCGGGTGCGGGAAGTCTGGGCGAGATTACTCTTGAAAATATATTTAGGAATTCAAGCCTTATAAAAGGGCAGGATTATCACATGCAGTATAGTGTAAGCTCTTCAGAAGGTAGAGGGCTGCGTCCTGATGCGGTGGTATTTTTGCCGGATAATAATGTTATGGTAATTGATAGCAAGGCATCAAAATTCTTTGCGGAATTAGGTGAGGAAAATATAGACGCATCTAAAGAAAAAGAAATATATGCAGGGCTGAAGCGTTCAATGAACGAGAACCTAAAAGGATTGGCAAGTAAGGAATATTCAAAAGCGATTGAAGATGAGGCGGGCAAGTCCCTTGCCAGAGTTTACATGTTCCTACCGACCGAAACTGCCTTGGACAAATTACGCAAAGCAGACCCTCAATTTATTGAAAAAGCGTGGAGTCAGGGAATATGTCCCGTAGGCCCTACAGGACTGTTAAACGAGTTGTTGCGTGCCTCTATGATAATTTCAGGTGCAAGGCAGGAAGAAAATGCAAAGATAATCATAAATCAAGTTAAAGACCTGCTTAGCAATGTTGCCACATTAAACGAACATGCAAATAAACTCGGCAAAGGGCTGAAAAGTGCTATCGACAATTATGACAGGTTTTCAGGTTCTTTTAACAGGTCTTTTATGTCTAAAGCCAATAAGATATGCAAACTTGGTGTAGATGTGCCTAAATTAAAGGGTATCCCTCCTCTATCCCAGTATAAAATAACCGCTATTGATTATAAATCTATTGACGGAGATTATAGCGAGGAAAATAATGAGTATGAGGGAGAAGTTAAAAGTTTAGAAGTTGTTAAATAA
- a CDS encoding TlpA disulfide reductase family protein: MSDKVVKLEKKKNSESPPPSMLKRVMIFVFTFLIFIQIFKFYTGPSLLMRKHQIVFYKNPVDISQNVFESPDGKRYSFGDLKGNNIILAFWAPWCGYCKDEIPVMSGLAKSLEQLGYVTIPLTKNIESPESINKFYQGIKGTEPFITGDRELYAKLGVHGVPTYILVNESGNAVGYMKPNWRAGDVLNLFAELKTSTLMLNQDRFPDPSQP; this comes from the coding sequence ATGTCTGATAAAGTTGTAAAATTAGAAAAAAAGAAAAATAGTGAATCACCTCCTCCGAGTATGCTCAAGAGGGTGATGATATTCGTATTTACCTTTTTGATATTTATCCAGATATTCAAATTTTATACCGGACCAAGCCTGTTGATGCGTAAACACCAGATAGTTTTTTATAAAAATCCGGTCGATATTTCACAAAACGTTTTTGAATCACCGGACGGTAAGCGATATAGCTTTGGAGATTTAAAAGGAAACAATATAATATTGGCTTTCTGGGCTCCTTGGTGCGGATATTGCAAAGACGAAATTCCCGTAATGTCAGGATTAGCAAAATCCCTTGAGCAGCTAGGCTACGTAACAATACCTCTTACTAAAAACATCGAATCACCCGAAAGTATCAATAAATTTTACCAAGGTATCAAGGGGACTGAGCCTTTTATTACAGGTGACAGAGAATTATACGCTAAATTAGGTGTTCACGGAGTTCCGACTTATATATTGGTTAATGAATCGGGAAATGCGGTCGGATATATGAAACCCAACTGGAGAGCAGGAGATGTGTTGAATTTATTTGCAGAACTAAAAACCTCTACCTTGATGCTAAATCAAGACCGTTTCCCAGATCCATCACAACCTTAG
- a CDS encoding zinc-ribbon domain-containing protein — protein MIVGCPSCSARFIVKAQAIGENGRKVKCARCKHTWFQKPDLEVLEAAKQSNAVEEPQEVEPVPNGANVPAVAKKRVSFALKLAAMISFIFFVLTMSIINANNILPSMAGYYSLFGIYDTTDIALYDVKVEKVESGNYNDVVISGKIVNESEQQKKLPALRMTIFSDAGEKLKTVTLEPEGNLMAPGEKIDFADTIPRMPNSASKVVMDLGNGLDLASR, from the coding sequence ATGATTGTAGGTTGCCCGAGTTGTTCCGCACGTTTTATTGTAAAAGCACAGGCCATAGGAGAAAACGGTCGTAAGGTAAAGTGTGCCAGATGCAAGCATACATGGTTTCAAAAGCCTGATCTGGAAGTGTTGGAAGCTGCAAAACAATCTAATGCGGTTGAAGAGCCTCAGGAAGTAGAGCCGGTTCCAAATGGTGCGAACGTACCTGCCGTAGCAAAGAAAAGGGTGAGCTTCGCTTTAAAGCTTGCCGCCATGATATCGTTTATATTTTTTGTGCTAACCATGAGCATTATCAATGCTAACAATATTCTTCCGAGTATGGCAGGTTATTACTCCTTGTTCGGTATATACGACACAACGGATATAGCATTATATGATGTCAAAGTGGAAAAAGTTGAATCGGGTAATTATAATGATGTGGTTATAAGCGGAAAGATTGTTAATGAATCCGAGCAGCAAAAAAAGCTTCCGGCTTTGCGTATGACCATATTTAGCGATGCCGGTGAAAAATTAAAGACCGTAACTTTAGAACCTGAAGGCAACTTAATGGCTCCCGGTGAAAAAATAGATTTTGCAGATACAATTCCAAGAATGCCTAATAGTGCCTCTAAGGTTGTGATGGATCTGGGAAACGGTCTTGATTTAGCATCAAGGTAG
- the dapD gene encoding 2,3,4,5-tetrahydropyridine-2,6-dicarboxylate N-succinyltransferase, which produces MQSTQNIIENAWENKGKVSTTTTGEIRDAVAITLNNLDSGKIRVAEKNGDKWTVNQWVKKAILLSFRLNGMQLMEGGPSLADEKCNWYDKVPSKFTGWSEDDFKTAGFRAVPGCFVRHASYVAPDVVLMPSFVNLGAYIDKGTMVDTWATVGSCAQIGKNCHISGGAGIGGVLEPLQANPVIIEDNCFIGARSEIAEGVIIEEGSVISMGVYIGASTKIVDRETGEVFQGRVPAYSVVVPGNIPGAEREDGSLKPSLYAAVIVKRVDEKTRSKTSINELLRSDAA; this is translated from the coding sequence ATGCAAAGTACACAGAATATTATTGAAAACGCTTGGGAAAACAAGGGAAAAGTTTCCACGACTACTACCGGTGAAATTAGAGATGCCGTGGCAATAACATTAAACAATCTTGATTCGGGAAAGATACGTGTTGCCGAAAAAAACGGTGATAAATGGACGGTTAACCAGTGGGTGAAAAAGGCTATATTACTTTCATTCCGCCTAAACGGTATGCAATTGATGGAAGGCGGTCCTTCTTTGGCTGATGAAAAATGTAATTGGTATGATAAAGTTCCTTCAAAATTTACCGGTTGGAGTGAAGATGATTTTAAAACGGCGGGCTTCCGTGCCGTGCCGGGGTGTTTTGTAAGACACGCCTCGTATGTGGCTCCCGATGTTGTTCTTATGCCGAGCTTTGTTAACCTTGGTGCTTACATAGATAAAGGCACAATGGTTGATACTTGGGCAACGGTGGGAAGCTGTGCACAAATAGGCAAAAACTGCCATATATCAGGCGGTGCGGGAATAGGCGGAGTTTTGGAGCCGTTGCAGGCCAATCCTGTGATTATTGAAGATAACTGCTTTATCGGTGCAAGAAGCGAGATAGCAGAAGGCGTTATTATTGAGGAAGGCTCGGTTATATCTATGGGAGTTTATATAGGTGCTTCTACAAAGATAGTTGACCGTGAAACGGGAGAGGTTTTTCAAGGCAGAGTTCCGGCATATTCCGTTGTTGTTCCGGGCAACATACCGGGTGCAGAGCGTGAAGACGGATCTTTGAAGCCTTCATTATATGCCGCCGTTATAGTTAAGCGTGTAGATGAAAAAACACGTTCTAAAACTTCTATTAACGAGTTATTGCGTTCAGATGCGGCATAA
- the dapE gene encoding succinyl-diaminopimelate desuccinylase — protein MTIDALELSSKLIKCPSITPVDAGVMDVLQEALEGLGFQCMRMPFSQEGFEDTDNLYARLGNIAPNVCFAGHTDVVPPGNLEDWTSDPFKPEVRDGILYGRGTVDMKCAIACFVAAVSEYLKNNNPKISISLLITGDEEGIAVNGTKKMLQQLEKQGEKIDYCIVGEPTNPEKLGEMIKIGRRGSVGFTLSVLGKQGHVAYPNLADNPITRMVKILHALNENVLDNGTEFFQPSNLEVTTIDVANDATNVIPAMAKAKFNIRFNDKHTSDKLIKWVEGVCDSFCKEGNAKYKLESRVSGEAFLTQPGDLSNALAKAVEEVTGMKPELSTTGGTSDARFIKDYCSVVEFGLMNKTAHKVDECVAVDDIYKLKDVYLKFLESY, from the coding sequence ATGACTATAGATGCCTTAGAACTATCAAGTAAATTAATCAAATGTCCGAGCATAACTCCTGTTGATGCGGGAGTTATGGACGTGCTTCAGGAAGCTTTGGAAGGTCTTGGCTTCCAATGCATGCGTATGCCGTTTTCACAAGAAGGCTTTGAAGATACCGACAACCTCTACGCACGCTTGGGGAATATTGCCCCTAATGTTTGTTTTGCAGGTCATACTGACGTTGTGCCTCCGGGCAATCTTGAGGACTGGACATCTGATCCGTTCAAGCCTGAAGTTCGTGACGGTATTTTATATGGTCGTGGTACGGTAGATATGAAATGTGCGATAGCGTGTTTTGTAGCTGCTGTTTCCGAATATCTGAAAAATAACAATCCTAAAATATCTATTAGCCTGCTAATTACAGGCGATGAGGAAGGAATTGCCGTAAACGGCACTAAAAAAATGCTTCAACAATTAGAAAAACAAGGCGAAAAAATAGATTACTGCATCGTTGGAGAGCCTACCAACCCTGAAAAACTGGGGGAGATGATAAAAATAGGTCGTCGTGGTTCGGTTGGTTTTACCCTTTCGGTTTTGGGAAAACAGGGGCATGTTGCATACCCTAACCTAGCAGACAATCCCATTACCAGAATGGTTAAAATTCTTCATGCACTTAATGAAAACGTATTAGATAATGGAACGGAATTTTTCCAGCCGTCAAATCTTGAGGTAACTACTATTGATGTTGCCAATGATGCGACAAATGTTATTCCTGCGATGGCAAAAGCTAAATTTAATATCCGCTTTAATGATAAACACACTTCCGACAAGTTAATTAAGTGGGTTGAAGGTGTTTGCGATTCATTCTGCAAGGAAGGTAACGCAAAATATAAACTGGAGTCGAGAGTTTCAGGAGAGGCTTTTTTAACGCAACCGGGTGATTTAAGTAACGCTTTAGCCAAAGCCGTTGAGGAAGTTACCGGAATGAAGCCCGAACTTAGTACCACCGGAGGAACTTCGGACGCACGTTTTATTAAGGATTATTGCTCGGTTGTTGAATTCGGTCTTATGAATAAAACCGCTCATAAGGTTGATGAGTGTGTTGCAGTAGACGATATTTATAAGTTAAAAGATGTTTATCTCAAATTTTTAGAAAGTTATTAG
- the coaD gene encoding pantetheine-phosphate adenylyltransferase — protein sequence MPNRTAVYPGTFDPITLGHKDIIKRAVKIVDKLIIAVAVDTAKTPIFSLDERVEMVKADVADINSNIEVVGFEGLLVNFARDNGAGIIIRGLRAVSDFEYEFQMSGMNSKMNPDIQTVFLPASESTHFIASRFVKEIVRLGGNVDELVSENVKNNLTKYYNT from the coding sequence CTTTCGACCCGATAACATTAGGTCACAAAGATATAATTAAACGTGCGGTTAAAATTGTAGATAAGCTTATTATCGCAGTTGCCGTCGATACGGCAAAAACCCCGATTTTCTCCTTAGATGAAAGGGTGGAAATGGTAAAAGCTGACGTAGCCGATATTAATTCGAATATTGAAGTCGTCGGGTTTGAAGGATTGCTTGTTAATTTTGCACGGGATAATGGGGCAGGGATTATAATAAGAGGACTAAGAGCGGTTTCCGACTTTGAATATGAGTTCCAGATGTCGGGCATGAACTCTAAAATGAACCCCGATATCCAGACCGTATTCCTACCAGCATCGGAATCAACCCACTTCATCGCCTCAAGGTTTGTAAAAGAAATCGTCAGGCTTGGCGGAAATGTTGACGAACTGGTGTCCGAGAATGTGAAAAATAATTTAACTAAATATTATAATACGTAA